In Zingiber officinale cultivar Zhangliang chromosome 1A, Zo_v1.1, whole genome shotgun sequence, a genomic segment contains:
- the LOC122005062 gene encoding MADS-box protein AGL72-like — protein MVRGKTQMRRIENLASRQVTFSKHRRGLLKKAFELSVLCDAEHQMSSIPQELNAYFAFLFELIAGRGPSMGLNVNLSRYDLFHGHLFIADSGRLGILLPLTQFHMPIVVFVVVVVVMQLKNVHHAGQPMPGEEQEDIVMTSTQNNLLNMKCPLTGKPVTELQNPAHW, from the exons ATGGTGAGGGGGAAGACGCAGATGAGGAGGATAGAGAACCTGGCCAGCCGGCAGGTAACCTTTTCCAAGCACCGGAGAGGCCTTCTGAAGAAGGCCTTTGAGCTCTCCGTGCTCTGCGATGCCGAGCACCAAATGTCAAGTATTCCCCAA GAGTTAAATGCATATTTTGCATTTTTGTTCGAACTTATTGCTGGGAGGGGACCTTCTATGGGTTTGAATGTTAACCTTAGCCGATATGATCTGTTTCATGGCCATCTCTTCATTGCTGACTCTGGAAGACTTGGCATTCT TTTGCCCCTAACACAATTTCATATGCCAATAGTAGTTTttgtggttgttgttgttgtgatgCAGCTCAAG AATGTTCACCATGCCGGTCAACCAATGCCTGGTGAGGAGCAAGAAGATATAGTCATGACCAGTACCCAGAATAACCTATTAAATATGAAGTGCCCTTTGACAGGAAAGCCTGTTACAGAATTGCAAAATCCTGCCCACTGGTAA